Proteins from one Enterobacter bugandensis genomic window:
- the barA gene encoding two-component sensor histidine kinase BarA — MTNYSLRARMMILILAPTVLIGLLLSIFFVVHRYNDLQRQLEDAGASIIEPLAVSSEYGMNLQNRESIGQLISVLHRRHSDIVRAISVYDEHNRLFVTSNFHLDPAALKIPDGTPFPRHLTVLRRGDIMILRTPIVSESYSPDESAQSDAKSSNNMLGYVALELDLKSVRLQQYKEIFISGVMMLFCIGIALIFGWRLMRDVTGPIRNMVNTVDRIRRGQLDSRVEGFMLGELDMLKNGINSMAMSLAAYHEEMQHNVDQATSDLRETLEQMEIQNVELDLAKKRAQEAARIKSEFLANMSHELRTPLNGVIGFTRLTLKSELNPTQRDHLHTIERSANNLLAIINDVLDFSKLEAGKLILESIPFPLRSTLDEVVTLLAHSSHDKGLELTLNIKNDVPDNVIGDPLRLQQVITNLVGNAIKFTESGNIDILVEKRAISNNKVQIEVQIRDTGIGIPERDQSRLFQAFRQADASISRRHGGTGLGLVITQRLVNEMGGDISFHSQPNRGSTFWFHINLDLNPNVLTDGPVTDCLKGKRLAYVEPNAAAAQCALDILSTTPLEVVYSPTFSALAVDHYDILLMGIPVTFTGELTMQQERLAKAASMTDYLLLALPCHAQLNAEELKNDGAAACLLKPLTATRLLPALTEYCRLSQHALPLINDEQKLPMSVMAVDDNPANLKLIGVLLEDQVQHVELCTSGAQAVELAKQMQFDLILMDIQMPGMDGIRACELIHQLPHQQQTPVIAVTAHAMAGQKEKLLSAGMNDYLAKPIDEEKLHNLLLRYKPGHIGGTYTVFSEPVEVSVNQNATFDWQLALRQAAGKPDLAREMLQMLVAFLPEIRNKVEEQLVGENPEELLEAIHKLHGSCGYSGVPRLKNLCQLLEQQLRAGTPESELEPEFLELLDEMDNVTREAMKVLGS, encoded by the coding sequence ATGACCAACTACAGCCTGCGCGCGCGCATGATGATTTTGATCCTCGCCCCCACCGTTCTCATCGGTTTGCTGCTGAGTATCTTCTTTGTGGTGCACCGCTATAACGATTTGCAGCGACAGCTGGAGGACGCGGGCGCCAGCATTATCGAACCGCTTGCCGTCTCCAGCGAGTACGGCATGAACCTGCAAAACCGCGAATCCATTGGGCAATTAATCAGCGTGCTTCATCGTCGCCACTCGGATATCGTCCGTGCCATTTCCGTCTACGACGAACATAACCGCCTGTTTGTCACCTCAAACTTTCATCTCGATCCGGCGGCCCTGAAAATCCCGGACGGAACGCCCTTCCCGCGCCACCTCACAGTACTGCGGCGCGGCGATATCATGATCCTGCGCACGCCGATCGTGTCGGAAAGCTATTCACCCGATGAGTCTGCGCAATCCGATGCCAAATCCAGCAATAACATGCTGGGATATGTAGCGCTTGAGCTGGATCTCAAGTCGGTACGGCTGCAGCAGTACAAAGAAATTTTTATCTCCGGCGTGATGATGCTGTTCTGCATTGGTATCGCGCTGATCTTCGGCTGGCGTCTGATGCGCGACGTCACGGGCCCCATCCGCAACATGGTTAATACCGTTGACCGCATCCGCCGGGGACAGCTCGACAGCCGCGTGGAAGGTTTTATGCTGGGCGAGCTGGATATGCTGAAAAACGGCATTAACTCGATGGCGATGTCGCTGGCGGCCTATCACGAAGAGATGCAGCATAACGTTGACCAGGCCACCTCTGATCTGCGCGAAACGCTGGAGCAGATGGAGATCCAGAACGTTGAGCTGGATCTGGCGAAAAAGCGCGCTCAGGAAGCGGCGCGTATCAAGTCTGAGTTTCTGGCCAATATGTCGCACGAGCTGCGTACGCCGCTCAATGGCGTGATCGGCTTTACCCGCCTGACCCTGAAAAGCGAGCTCAACCCAACTCAGCGCGATCACCTGCACACCATTGAACGTTCGGCCAATAACCTGCTGGCGATCATTAACGACGTGCTGGACTTCTCCAAGCTGGAGGCCGGCAAACTGATTCTGGAGAGCATCCCGTTCCCGCTGCGCAGTACGCTCGATGAAGTGGTGACGCTGCTCGCGCACTCGTCGCACGACAAGGGCCTTGAGCTAACGCTCAATATTAAAAACGACGTGCCGGACAACGTTATTGGCGATCCGCTGCGCCTGCAGCAGGTCATTACCAATCTTGTCGGGAATGCCATTAAATTCACCGAAAGCGGCAATATCGACATCCTGGTAGAAAAACGCGCCATCAGTAATAACAAGGTGCAGATTGAGGTTCAAATCCGCGATACCGGTATCGGCATTCCGGAGCGGGATCAGTCGCGTCTGTTCCAGGCGTTCCGCCAGGCAGACGCCAGCATCTCCCGCCGCCATGGCGGTACCGGACTGGGGCTGGTGATCACGCAGAGACTGGTAAACGAGATGGGCGGCGATATCTCTTTCCACAGCCAGCCAAACCGCGGCTCAACCTTCTGGTTCCATATTAACCTCGACCTCAATCCGAACGTGCTGACCGACGGCCCGGTGACGGACTGTCTGAAAGGTAAGCGCCTGGCCTACGTCGAGCCTAACGCGGCAGCGGCGCAGTGCGCGCTGGATATCTTAAGCACCACGCCGCTGGAGGTGGTTTACAGTCCAACCTTCTCGGCCCTAGCCGTTGATCATTACGACATTTTGCTGATGGGGATCCCGGTGACCTTTACCGGCGAGCTGACCATGCAGCAGGAGCGGCTGGCGAAAGCCGCGTCGATGACCGACTATCTGCTGCTGGCGCTGCCCTGCCACGCCCAGCTTAATGCGGAAGAGTTGAAAAACGACGGTGCGGCCGCGTGCCTGCTTAAACCACTCACCGCGACCCGCCTGCTGCCCGCCCTCACGGAGTATTGCCGTCTTAGCCAGCACGCACTGCCGTTGATTAACGACGAGCAAAAACTGCCCATGAGCGTGATGGCGGTGGATGATAATCCGGCAAACCTGAAGCTAATCGGCGTATTGCTGGAAGACCAGGTTCAGCATGTTGAGCTGTGTACCAGCGGCGCCCAGGCGGTTGAACTGGCTAAACAGATGCAGTTCGATTTAATTCTGATGGATATTCAGATGCCGGGTATGGATGGCATTCGTGCCTGCGAGCTGATCCACCAGCTCCCGCATCAGCAGCAAACCCCGGTGATTGCGGTCACCGCGCATGCGATGGCCGGTCAGAAAGAGAAGCTGCTGAGCGCCGGGATGAATGATTACCTGGCGAAACCTATCGACGAAGAGAAGCTTCATAACCTGCTGTTACGCTATAAGCCGGGGCACATTGGCGGAACATATACGGTTTTCAGCGAGCCGGTTGAGGTAAGCGTTAATCAAAATGCGACCTTTGACTGGCAGCTGGCGCTGCGCCAGGCGGCAGGGAAACCCGATTTAGCGCGAGAGATGCTGCAAATGCTGGTCGCGTTTCTGCCGGAGATCCGTAATAAGGTTGAAGAACAGCTGGTGGGCGAGAACCCGGAAGAGCTGCTGGAAGCGATCCACAAGCTGCACGGCAGCTGCGGCTACAGCGGCGTACCGCGGCTGAAAAACCTCTGCCAACTGCTGGAGCAGCAGCTGCGCGCGGGTACGCCGGAATCGGAGCTTGAACCGGAGTTCCTGGAACTACTGGATGAGATGGATAACGTGACGCGGGAAGCGATGAAGGTGTTGGGGAGCTGA
- a CDS encoding glycerate kinase has product MKIVIAPDSYKESLSALEVATAIERGFREIFPEAEYVKLPVADGGEGTVEAMIAATRGRIVHVPVTGPLGERVDGFYGISGDEQSAFIEMAAASGLELVAPSLRDPLKTTSWGTGELIRHALDAGVKHIIIGIGGSATNDGGAGMVQALGAKLLDDNEQPLGQGGGELDKLARIDLSGLDQRLAECRIEVACDVTNPLTGKDGASAVFGPQKGATPEMIVTLDNALAHYARVIARDLDIDVLNLAGGGAAGGMGAALYAFCGAQLRQGIEIVTDALHLADQVADADLVITGEGRIDSQTIHGKVPVGVAKVAKRFNKPVIGIAGSLTADVGVVHDHGLDAVFSVIYTICSLEDALENASANVQMAARNIAAVLKVGQAF; this is encoded by the coding sequence ATGAAAATTGTTATCGCACCGGACTCGTATAAGGAAAGTTTGAGTGCGCTTGAGGTTGCGACAGCGATCGAGCGCGGTTTTCGCGAGATTTTCCCTGAGGCGGAGTACGTCAAACTGCCGGTCGCTGATGGTGGTGAAGGCACGGTTGAGGCGATGATCGCGGCAACCCGGGGACGCATTGTGCACGTTCCGGTGACCGGTCCGCTGGGCGAGCGCGTGGACGGGTTTTATGGGATATCCGGTGACGAGCAGAGCGCCTTTATTGAAATGGCGGCGGCAAGCGGTCTGGAACTGGTAGCCCCTTCACTGCGTGACCCTCTGAAAACGACCTCCTGGGGCACGGGGGAACTTATCCGCCACGCGCTGGATGCGGGCGTTAAGCATATCATCATCGGTATCGGCGGCAGCGCCACCAATGACGGCGGCGCCGGGATGGTGCAGGCGCTGGGGGCGAAGCTGCTGGACGACAATGAACAGCCGCTGGGGCAGGGTGGGGGCGAGCTGGATAAGCTTGCGCGGATCGACCTGAGCGGCCTCGACCAGCGTCTGGCGGAGTGCCGGATAGAAGTCGCCTGCGATGTGACGAATCCGCTCACCGGTAAGGATGGCGCGTCAGCGGTATTTGGCCCGCAAAAGGGCGCCACACCCGAGATGATCGTCACCCTGGACAACGCGCTTGCGCACTATGCAAGAGTCATTGCCCGGGATCTGGACATTGATGTGCTCAACCTTGCTGGCGGCGGTGCGGCGGGTGGCATGGGCGCAGCGCTGTACGCTTTTTGTGGCGCGCAGTTGCGCCAGGGCATTGAGATTGTGACCGATGCGCTACACCTGGCCGACCAGGTGGCCGATGCGGATCTGGTGATCACCGGGGAAGGCCGCATCGACAGCCAGACGATCCACGGCAAAGTGCCGGTAGGAGTGGCGAAAGTGGCGAAACGCTTTAATAAGCCCGTGATAGGCATTGCAGGCAGCCTGACGGCGGATGTTGGCGTGGTACACGATCACGGCTTAGACGCGGTGTTTAGCGTGATCTACACCATCTGCTCGCTGGAGGACGCGCTGGAAAATGCCAGCGCGAATGTACAGATGGCCGCAAGGAATATCGCGGCGGTGCTGAAAGTAGGGCAGGCATTTTAA
- the gudD gene encoding glucarate dehydratase: MSTFTTPVVTSMQIIPVAGHDSMLMNLSGAHAPFFTRNIVIIKDNAGHTGVGEIPGGEKIRKTLEDAIPLVVGKTLGEYKNVLNTVRNTFAERDAGGRGLQTFDLRTTIHVVTGIEAAMLDLLGQHLGVNVASLLGEGQQRSEVEMLGYLFFVGDRKLTPLPYQSQPDEQCDWYRVRHEEAMTPDAVVRLAEAAYEKYGFNDFKLKGGVLAGEEEAEAITALAKRFPQARVTLDPNGAWSLDEAIDIGKQLKGVLAYAEDPCGAEQGFSGREVMAEFRRATGLPTATNMIATDWRQMGHTLSLQSVDIPLADPHFWTMQGSVRVAQMCHEFGLTWGSHSNNHFDVSLAMFTHVAAAAPGTITAIDTHWIWQEGNQRLTKEPFEIKGGMVQVPSTPGLGVELDMDQVMKAHELYQKHGLGARDDAMAMQYLIPDWTFDNKRPCMVR, encoded by the coding sequence ATGAGTACTTTTACGACCCCTGTCGTCACCTCCATGCAAATCATTCCGGTCGCAGGTCATGACAGCATGCTGATGAACCTGAGCGGGGCGCATGCGCCGTTCTTCACGCGCAATATTGTCATTATCAAAGACAATGCCGGCCATACCGGCGTGGGGGAAATTCCGGGCGGGGAGAAGATCCGCAAAACGCTGGAGGATGCCATTCCGCTGGTGGTGGGCAAAACGCTGGGTGAGTACAAAAATGTCCTCAACACCGTGCGCAACACCTTTGCCGAGCGCGATGCCGGCGGCCGCGGTCTGCAAACCTTCGATTTGCGCACCACTATCCACGTGGTGACCGGCATTGAAGCCGCGATGCTGGATCTGCTGGGCCAGCACCTGGGCGTTAACGTCGCGTCGCTGCTGGGCGAGGGCCAGCAGCGCAGTGAAGTGGAGATGCTCGGCTATCTGTTCTTTGTCGGCGACCGCAAGCTGACGCCGCTGCCGTATCAGAGCCAGCCGGATGAGCAATGTGACTGGTACCGCGTTCGTCACGAAGAAGCGATGACCCCGGATGCGGTGGTGCGGCTGGCAGAAGCCGCCTATGAAAAATATGGCTTCAATGATTTCAAACTGAAAGGCGGCGTGCTGGCGGGGGAAGAGGAGGCGGAGGCCATTACCGCGCTGGCAAAACGTTTCCCGCAGGCGCGCGTGACGCTGGATCCGAACGGCGCGTGGTCGCTTGATGAAGCGATCGATATTGGCAAGCAGCTGAAAGGCGTGCTGGCGTACGCGGAAGATCCGTGCGGGGCTGAGCAAGGCTTTTCGGGCCGCGAAGTCATGGCGGAATTCCGTCGCGCTACGGGGCTACCGACCGCGACCAATATGATCGCCACCGACTGGCGTCAGATGGGGCACACGCTCTCTCTGCAATCGGTGGATATCCCACTGGCGGACCCGCACTTCTGGACAATGCAGGGCTCGGTTCGCGTGGCGCAGATGTGCCACGAGTTTGGCCTGACCTGGGGCTCGCACTCCAACAACCATTTTGACGTGTCGCTGGCGATGTTTACCCACGTCGCCGCCGCCGCGCCGGGCACCATTACCGCTATCGATACGCACTGGATCTGGCAGGAGGGTAACCAGCGCCTCACCAAAGAGCCGTTTGAGATCAAAGGTGGCATGGTGCAGGTGCCGTCCACGCCGGGGTTGGGCGTCGAGCTGGATATGGATCAGGTAATGAAAGCACACGAGCTGTATCAAAAACACGGTCTGGGCGCGCGCGACGACGCGATGGCGATGCAGTACCTGATCCCTGACTGGACATTCGACAATAAACGTCCGTGCATGGTACGATAA
- a CDS encoding enolase C-terminal domain-like protein: MTTQSSPIVTEMKVIPVAGQDSMLLNIGGAHNAWFTRNIVVLTDSAGNTGVGEAPGGEVIYQTLVEAIPQVVGQEVARLNKVVQRVHKGNQSADFDTFGKGAWTFELRVNAVAALEAALLDLLGKALNVPVCELLGPGKQRDAVTVLGYLFYVGDRNKTDLPYLARSPGDHDWYQLRHQEALSSETVVRLAEAAQDRYGFKDFKLKGGVLPGEQEIETARALKKRFPEARITVDPNGAWLLDEAISLCKGLGDVLTYAEDPCGAEQGFSGREVMAEFRRATGLPVATNMIATNWREMGHAVMLNAVDIPLADPHFWTLSGAVRVAQLCDDWGLTWGCHSNNHFDISLAMFTHVGAAAPGNPTAIDTHWIWQEGEARLTKNPLEIKNGKIAVPDAPGLGVELDWDQVHKAHEAYKKLPGGARNDAGPMQYLIPGWTFDRKRPVFGRH, encoded by the coding sequence ATGACAACACAATCAAGCCCTATCGTCACGGAAATGAAAGTTATCCCGGTGGCCGGTCAGGACAGCATGCTGCTCAATATTGGCGGCGCGCATAACGCATGGTTTACCCGCAATATCGTGGTGCTGACCGATAGCGCAGGCAATACCGGGGTGGGTGAAGCCCCCGGCGGGGAAGTGATCTACCAGACCCTGGTAGAGGCTATTCCACAGGTCGTGGGTCAGGAAGTGGCTCGTCTGAACAAGGTGGTTCAGCGGGTGCATAAGGGCAATCAGTCGGCGGACTTTGATACCTTCGGCAAGGGCGCGTGGACGTTTGAACTGCGCGTCAATGCGGTCGCCGCCCTGGAAGCGGCGCTGCTGGATTTACTCGGTAAAGCCCTTAACGTTCCGGTCTGCGAACTGCTGGGGCCGGGCAAACAGCGCGATGCGGTCACCGTGCTGGGCTATCTGTTCTACGTTGGCGATCGCAATAAAACCGATCTCCCCTATCTGGCTCGTTCACCGGGTGACCACGACTGGTATCAGCTGCGCCATCAGGAAGCGCTCTCCAGCGAGACGGTTGTGCGCCTGGCTGAAGCTGCGCAGGATCGCTACGGCTTTAAGGATTTCAAGCTGAAAGGCGGCGTGCTGCCCGGCGAGCAGGAGATTGAAACAGCCCGGGCGCTGAAAAAACGCTTCCCGGAGGCGCGCATCACCGTTGACCCGAACGGCGCCTGGCTGCTGGATGAGGCGATTAGCCTGTGTAAAGGTCTCGGGGACGTGCTGACCTACGCGGAAGACCCGTGCGGCGCGGAGCAGGGCTTCTCAGGCCGCGAGGTGATGGCCGAATTCCGCCGCGCAACCGGGCTGCCGGTTGCGACCAATATGATCGCCACCAACTGGCGCGAAATGGGCCACGCGGTGATGCTGAACGCCGTCGACATTCCGCTGGCAGACCCGCACTTCTGGACGCTCTCCGGCGCGGTGCGCGTGGCGCAGCTGTGCGATGACTGGGGCCTGACCTGGGGCTGCCACTCCAACAACCATTTCGATATCTCGCTGGCAATGTTTACCCACGTTGGCGCGGCGGCGCCGGGTAACCCGACCGCCATCGACACCCACTGGATTTGGCAGGAAGGCGAAGCTCGCCTGACGAAAAATCCGCTGGAGATCAAAAACGGTAAAATTGCCGTACCCGATGCGCCGGGGCTGGGCGTGGAGCTTGACTGGGATCAGGTTCATAAAGCCCATGAGGCGTATAAAAAGCTACCGGGCGGCGCGCGTAACGACGCGGGCCCGATGCAGTACCTTATCCCCGGCTGGACATTTGACCGTAAGCGCCCTGTTTTTGGACGTCACTGA
- the gudP gene encoding galactarate/glucarate/glycerate transporter GudP: protein MSTLSHAASSAEKRTNARYWIVVMLFIVTSFNYGDRATLSIAGSEMAKDIGLDPVGMGYVFSAFSWAYVIGQIPGGWLLDRFGSKRVYFWSIFIWSAFTLLQGFVDIFSGFGIIVALFTLRFLVGLAEAPSFPGNSRIVAAWFPAQERGTAVAIFNSAQYFATVIFAPIMGWLTHEVGWSHVFFFMGGLGIVISFIWLKVIHEPNQHPGVNKKELEYIAEGGALINMDQKSDKAKVPFSQKWAQIKQLVGSRMMIGIYLGQYCINALTYFFITWFPVYLVQARGMSILKAGFVASVPAICGFIGGVLGGVISDWLMRRTGSLNIARKTPIVLGMLLSMTMVFCNYVSAEWMIIGFMAMAFFGKGIGALGWAVMADTAPKEISGLSGGLFNMFGNVSGIVTPIAIGYIVGTTGSFNGALIYVGVHALVAVLSYLVLVGDIKRVELKPVVERG, encoded by the coding sequence ATGAGTACATTAAGCCACGCAGCGAGCAGCGCTGAAAAGCGCACTAATGCCCGCTACTGGATAGTGGTGATGCTGTTTATCGTCACGTCCTTTAACTATGGTGACCGCGCCACGCTGTCGATTGCCGGCTCGGAAATGGCAAAAGACATCGGCCTTGATCCGGTGGGCATGGGTTACGTTTTCTCTGCATTCTCGTGGGCCTACGTCATCGGCCAAATTCCTGGCGGCTGGCTGCTGGACCGTTTTGGCTCTAAACGCGTCTATTTCTGGTCCATCTTTATCTGGTCTGCTTTTACCCTTTTGCAGGGTTTCGTCGATATCTTCAGCGGCTTTGGCATTATCGTGGCGCTCTTTACGCTGCGCTTTCTGGTAGGCCTGGCGGAAGCCCCTTCCTTCCCGGGCAACAGCCGCATTGTCGCGGCCTGGTTTCCTGCGCAGGAGAGGGGAACAGCGGTGGCAATTTTTAACTCCGCCCAGTATTTCGCAACGGTGATCTTTGCGCCCATTATGGGCTGGCTGACGCATGAGGTGGGCTGGTCGCACGTCTTCTTCTTTATGGGCGGGCTTGGGATCGTCATCAGCTTTATCTGGCTGAAAGTGATCCACGAACCGAATCAGCACCCTGGCGTGAACAAGAAGGAGCTGGAATACATTGCTGAGGGCGGGGCGCTGATCAATATGGATCAGAAATCTGACAAAGCAAAAGTCCCCTTCAGCCAGAAATGGGCGCAGATCAAGCAGCTCGTCGGCTCGCGCATGATGATCGGTATCTATCTCGGTCAGTACTGTATCAACGCCTTAACTTACTTCTTTATCACCTGGTTCCCGGTTTATCTGGTGCAGGCGCGCGGCATGTCGATCCTCAAAGCGGGGTTTGTTGCCTCGGTCCCGGCAATCTGCGGCTTCATCGGCGGCGTGCTTGGCGGGGTCATTTCCGACTGGCTGATGCGCCGCACGGGTTCGCTGAACATCGCGCGTAAAACGCCGATTGTGCTCGGCATGCTGCTCTCCATGACCATGGTGTTCTGTAACTACGTCAGTGCCGAGTGGATGATTATCGGCTTTATGGCGATGGCCTTCTTCGGCAAAGGGATTGGCGCGCTGGGCTGGGCGGTGATGGCGGATACGGCACCGAAAGAGATTAGCGGCCTGAGCGGCGGTCTGTTCAATATGTTCGGCAACGTTTCCGGGATTGTCACGCCTATCGCTATCGGCTACATCGTCGGCACCACGGGGTCTTTCAACGGCGCGCTAATCTACGTTGGTGTGCATGCCCTGGTGGCGGTGCTGAGTTACCTGGTGCTGGTGGGCGATATTAAACGCGTCGAACTTAAACCTGTTGTGGAGCGCGGATGA
- a CDS encoding flavodoxin — protein MAEVGIFVGTMYGNSLLVAEEAEAILTSQGHKATVYEDPELADWEKYKDKYILVVTSTTGQGDLPDSIVPLFQGIKDRLGYQPDVHYGIIALGDSSYANFCGGGKQFDALLQEQSAQRVGEMLLIDAGEHPEPESESNPWVEHWATLLK, from the coding sequence ATGGCTGAAGTAGGCATTTTTGTCGGCACGATGTATGGCAACTCGCTGCTGGTAGCGGAAGAGGCTGAGGCGATTTTGACAAGCCAGGGCCATAAAGCCACGGTCTATGAAGACCCGGAACTGGCGGACTGGGAAAAGTATAAAGATAAATACATTCTGGTAGTGACCTCCACCACCGGTCAGGGCGATCTCCCGGACAGTATCGTGCCGCTTTTCCAGGGCATTAAAGATCGGCTTGGCTACCAGCCGGACGTCCACTACGGCATTATTGCCCTCGGCGATAGCTCTTACGCCAACTTCTGCGGCGGCGGCAAGCAGTTCGATGCGCTTCTTCAGGAACAGAGCGCCCAGCGCGTCGGCGAGATGCTGTTGATTGATGCCGGTGAGCATCCTGAACCCGAAAGCGAGTCGAACCCGTGGGTTGAACACTGGGCAACGCTACTTAAATAG
- the truC gene encoding tRNA pseudouridine(65) synthase TruC, producing the protein MTLEILYQDEWLVAVNKPSGWLVHRSWLDRDEKVVVMQTVRDQIGQHVFTAHRLDRPTSGVLLMGLSSEAGRLLAQQFEQHQIQKRYHAIVRGWLTESATLDYPLVEELDKIADKFARDDKGPQPAVTDYRGMATTEMPVATSKFPTTRYSLVELLPKTGRKHQLRRHLAHLRHPIIGDSKHGDLRQNRSAAEHFGCNRLMLHASELSLTHPFTGEPLIIRAGLDDVWMQALSQFGWRGQLPENERVEFVSGNVQDER; encoded by the coding sequence ATGACGCTGGAAATCCTCTATCAGGACGAGTGGCTGGTGGCGGTGAATAAACCGTCTGGCTGGCTGGTGCACCGCAGCTGGCTGGATCGCGATGAGAAAGTGGTGGTGATGCAAACCGTGCGCGACCAGATTGGTCAGCATGTGTTTACCGCGCACCGCCTCGACAGACCGACTTCCGGCGTGCTGCTGATGGGGCTTTCCAGCGAGGCGGGCCGCCTGCTGGCGCAGCAGTTCGAACAGCACCAGATCCAGAAGCGCTACCACGCGATCGTTCGTGGCTGGCTGACCGAATCCGCCACGCTGGACTATCCGCTGGTGGAGGAGCTGGACAAAATCGCCGATAAATTTGCCCGCGATGACAAAGGCCCGCAGCCCGCGGTGACGGATTATCGCGGCATGGCGACAACGGAAATGCCGGTAGCAACCAGCAAATTCCCCACCACACGCTACAGCCTGGTTGAGCTTTTGCCCAAAACCGGACGCAAGCACCAGCTTCGCCGTCATCTTGCGCACCTGCGCCACCCGATTATTGGCGACAGCAAGCACGGCGATCTGCGCCAGAACCGCAGCGCGGCAGAGCATTTTGGCTGTAACAGACTGATGCTTCACGCCAGCGAGCTTAGCCTGACTCACCCGTTTACCGGTGAACCACTGATTATTCGTGCCGGGCTGGACGACGTCTGGATGCAGGCGTTGTCACAGTTTGGCTGGCGGGGACAACTCCCCGAAAATGAAAGGGTTGAGTTTGTATCAGGCAACGTTCAGGATGAACGGTAA
- a CDS encoding YqcC family protein: MTQHDSVRAQLHAIEALLRQHQLWQETAPNPEAFASTQPFCLDTLAPFEWLQWVLIPRMHALLEGGHPLPQAFAVSPYYEMALEATHPARDVMLVELEKLDALFAGEEA, translated from the coding sequence ATGACGCAACACGATAGCGTTCGTGCTCAGTTGCACGCCATCGAAGCCCTTTTGCGCCAGCATCAGCTGTGGCAGGAGACCGCGCCGAATCCGGAAGCGTTTGCCAGTACCCAGCCATTCTGCCTGGATACGCTGGCACCGTTCGAGTGGCTCCAGTGGGTATTAATTCCGCGCATGCACGCGCTGCTGGAAGGCGGCCACCCTTTGCCGCAGGCGTTCGCCGTTTCTCCCTACTATGAAATGGCGCTTGAGGCGACGCACCCTGCGCGCGATGTGATGCTGGTTGAGCTGGAAAAACTGGACGCCCTGTTTGCCGGTGAAGAGGCATGA
- the syd gene encoding SecY-interacting protein, producing MDIESANALTTFTTRYCDAWHEKHGTWPQSADLYGVPSPCIISSQDDYVIWQPKPNTAEQNVNAVERAMDLVVQPAVHAFYATQFAGDMPARLGDLTLTLLQTWSEDDLQRVQENLIGHLVTQKRLKLSPTLFIATLDSELDVISVCNLSGEVIKETIGTRNRETLAPSLADFLTRLEPLL from the coding sequence GTGGACATCGAATCTGCAAATGCCCTTACTACCTTCACAACCCGCTATTGCGACGCGTGGCATGAAAAGCACGGAACATGGCCGCAAAGCGCTGATTTATATGGCGTGCCGTCGCCGTGCATTATCTCTTCGCAGGATGACTATGTTATCTGGCAGCCGAAGCCCAATACCGCTGAGCAAAATGTAAATGCGGTTGAACGGGCTATGGACCTTGTGGTACAACCAGCGGTTCACGCGTTTTATGCCACGCAGTTTGCAGGGGATATGCCCGCGCGCTTGGGTGATTTGACGCTGACGCTGTTGCAGACCTGGAGCGAAGACGATCTGCAGCGTGTTCAGGAAAACCTGATTGGTCATCTGGTCACGCAAAAACGCCTTAAGCTTTCTCCGACGCTCTTTATTGCCACGCTGGACAGCGAACTGGATGTGATATCCGTCTGCAACCTGTCCGGGGAAGTGATTAAAGAGACCATCGGTACCCGCAATCGCGAAACGCTCGCCCCCTCTCTTGCGGATTTCCTTACCCGGCTTGAGCCACTTCTGTAA